The genomic region CGGTAGGCCCATGGGGCCACCTGTAAAACTATCCCAGTTGATTTCAATAAGCCTAATAATTTGGCCAAAGCCAATGGTAACGATAGCCAAGTAATGGCCTTTAAGCCGCAATGACGGTAAACCAATCACGAGACCAAATAGAGACGACGCTATCCCAGCTAGGATTAGATTAAACAAAAATGGCGTCTGAAATCTAAGCACTGAAAGGGCAGCTGCATAGGCACCAACACCGAAAAAGGTCGCGTGGGCAAAATTAGGCTGGCCGGTAAAACCGACAATTATATTGAGGCTCGAGGCTAAAGTAATGTACAAAAAGAGGAACACACCGACATGAATAATATACTGATCCTTGGTAAAGAACGGTACCAATCCAGCTAAAGCCACAATGACAACCAGTGCTGGCCATGTTTTGTTTATCTTCATCATGTTCACGCCCTATCAACCCCCCTAGCACTGCCGAGTAAACCACTTGGTTTGATCAAAAGTACGACAATGAGAAGACCAAAAGCAATAGCATCACGATAGCCAGATGAAATATAGGCGCTACCTAACTCCTCCACTAATCCTAGTAGTAAGCCTCCCAGCATTGCACCTGGAATATTGCCTATCCCCCCGAACACTGCTGACACAAAGGCTTTGATCCCGATGGTAGCCCCCATAGTCGGGTAAATAGTAGCGTAATAGATTCCGATCATTATGCCAGCAGCGGCAGCCAGTGCCGAACCAATAGCAAACGTCTGGGACACGACTTTATCAGTGTTGATTCCCATTACATGAGCAGTATCCATGCTAAAAGAAGTTGCTCGCATGGCTAAACCTAGCTTAGTTTTGTTGACCAAAAGCCAGAGCCCAATCATAAGCACAGTGGAAATAATAAGGATCGTCAATTGGAGCGAATTTGTCATCACAACCCCAAACTGGTAAACCTTAACCGGAATAACAGGTGGCACTGGTAAAGTCGCCACCCCCCAAATTACTTGGGCCCCATTAGCTAGAAGCATGGAAATACCGAGCGAACTTATAATCATTGATAGCCTCGGTGCCTGTCTTAATGGCTTATAGGCACTTTTCTCTATCGCAACTCCAACCAAAGACGAAAGCAATATAGCCCCGAAAATAGCCACAATGGCTGGTAACTGATAGGTGTTCATGAGCACAGCAAAACATATAAAAGCACCTACCATGGCCACATCGCCATGAGCAAAGTTAATGAAGTAGAGTACACCATAAACCATGCTATACCCTAAAGCTATGAGGGCATAGAGGCTACCTAGGGTAAGACCATTGATTATATACTGTAAAACATACATTTACTAAGACCTCCTGGTAGTTTAGGCTAGGGAGGCACTATTTTCTACCAATGATTACGAAGCAACGAACCAAACCCTTCAATGGGCACTTTAAGGCCTGCTATTCGCAGCATTGCCCACAACGTAGCCTGGTTGCTCGATAGGACTGGCTTGCCTACATCCCGCTCAAGCACATCTAAAATTTCAGCAGACCTTAGATCGGTGCAGCTAATAAAAATTCCATCGGCCCCATGGTTTCGTGCGAGCAATTTCCGTGCCAATTGATATACTTCCTCCGGACTAACATCAGCGATATGAACGTCGATAATGCCTAAACCTTCCATCGCTAGAACTTCTATCCCATGAGCCTCAATGAATGCTTTAGCCCTTTCATTCAACCATTCCTCATAAGGCGAGATCAGGATGACTTTTTTTAGACCCAAAGCCTGTTGGGCCTGAATTATAGCAGAAGAAGTTGTAACTGCTGGTATTCCTGTTGTCTCCCGAATTTGGGTTTCGATCTGCTTATTATATTCAGGCCCTTCGAGAAAACTAGCAGCTGTACAGGTAAAAGCAATAGCATTAACCTCAGCATCGGCTAATTGTTTTGCAGCCTCGGGGGCTTCTTTACCCATACGGATAAGTTCATCGTAAGTATCATCACTGCTACGGGCACGAGAAAAGTGAGCAGATATGCCCGTGGGCAAAATCTTGATCGCTTCTTGCTCTAGCACAACGTTAATGGATGGTAAAATAAATCCCAACCGCGCTCTCCAACCTATCATTATTTCATCCTCCTAGCGCCATCGTAGTTAGGTAATCCAGTTTGGCAATGGTAAGGGGCATTGTGCCCCTTACCACGTTAGACCTTTTTATGCTTGATCGATCTCATAAGGCACAAATTTACCATTTTCGATTATGAGCAGTTTTAAGGGAACGTGGACATCGCCATTTTCATCGAATGTAATTTCGCCAATGGCTCCAGGGAAGTTCTTAACGTTGGCAAGTTGATCTCGAATAACATCCCTGTCTTCACCAGCCTTTACAGCCTCAGCAATTAGCCTTAGGGCGTCATAGCCACAAGGACTAAAGGCATCGCATTGGGTAATGCCCTCGGATTCATAACGAGCCAGGAACTTTTGAACATAGTCTTGCACTTCTGGTCTAGGATCGGATTCGTAAAAGACGGTGGAACCAATAATCCCATCAGCGTCCTCACCGGCGATAGTAATAACGGCTGGGTTATAAGCGCCGGTAGCGCCCCAAATAGATGGATAGTAACCCATCTGGTGTGACTGTTTAGCAAAAAGGGCAATTTCGGTATAATCGGCTACCATGTAAATTGCTTCAGTACCGGCTTGCTTAAACTTTGTGATCGCGGTGCTAAAGTCTTTGGTTTCACCAAGCATAAACGCTTCTGTTAACGGAGCCTCTATGCCCAAGTCTTTAGCTGTTTGAATGCCTACTTCCATACCTCCGCGGCCGAAATCATTATTCTCGTATAAAATGCCAAGCTTTTTAAAACCTGCCTCGTGCATTTTTTCAACGTTGAAAGCACCCGTGTAGGCATCGCTATTTCTAACCCTAAAGGTGTAAGGCCCGCAGTCACTGATTTTGGGAGAGCTGGAGTCGGGTGATATATGTGGCAAACCAGCTTTGTTATAAATGGGGGCTGCAGCCAAGGTACAAGAACTGTTATTATGTCCTATTACAGCCAAAATTTCAGGGTTAGAAGCAAACAAGTTAGCCACATTTGCTGCTTCTTTTGGGTCAGCACGGTCATCCATCTCCACAATAACTATTTCTTTTCCGTTGATACCCCCAACAGCATTGATT from Bacillota bacterium harbors:
- a CDS encoding branched-chain amino acid ABC transporter permease, with translation MYVLQYIINGLTLGSLYALIALGYSMVYGVLYFINFAHGDVAMVGAFICFAVLMNTYQLPAIVAIFGAILLSSLVGVAIEKSAYKPLRQAPRLSMIISSLGISMLLANGAQVIWGVATLPVPPVIPVKVYQFGVVMTNSLQLTILIISTVLMIGLWLLVNKTKLGLAMRATSFSMDTAHVMGINTDKVVSQTFAIGSALAAAAGIMIGIYYATIYPTMGATIGIKAFVSAVFGGIGNIPGAMLGGLLLGLVEELGSAYISSGYRDAIAFGLLIVVLLIKPSGLLGSARGVDRA
- a CDS encoding maleate cis-trans isomerase, with the protein product MIGWRARLGFILPSINVVLEQEAIKILPTGISAHFSRARSSDDTYDELIRMGKEAPEAAKQLADAEVNAIAFTCTAASFLEGPEYNKQIETQIRETTGIPAVTTSSAIIQAQQALGLKKVILISPYEEWLNERAKAFIEAHGIEVLAMEGLGIIDVHIADVSPEEVYQLARKLLARNHGADGIFISCTDLRSAEILDVLERDVGKPVLSSNQATLWAMLRIAGLKVPIEGFGSLLRNHW
- a CDS encoding ABC transporter substrate-binding protein, which codes for MKSRRMLLSVLVAALVLAGCASSPAVEQQNGSSSDTIKIGFSAPLSGSSAELGQRTLRGVILAAEEINAVGGINGKEIVIVEMDDRADPKEAANVANLFASNPEILAVIGHNNSSCTLAAAPIYNKAGLPHISPDSSSPKISDCGPYTFRVRNSDAYTGAFNVEKMHEAGFKKLGILYENNDFGRGGMEVGIQTAKDLGIEAPLTEAFMLGETKDFSTAITKFKQAGTEAIYMVADYTEIALFAKQSHQMGYYPSIWGATGAYNPAVITIAGEDADGIIGSTVFYESDPRPEVQDYVQKFLARYESEGITQCDAFSPCGYDALRLIAEAVKAGEDRDVIRDQLANVKNFPGAIGEITFDENGDVHVPLKLLIIENGKFVPYEIDQA